A section of the Candidatus Bathyarchaeia archaeon genome encodes:
- a CDS encoding winged helix-turn-helix domain-containing protein — MPNGQSLTTKIVELLKRQPGQSVKEIAKQMDVNRTFLSGYLSALEEHGYVKSRKIGPAKVYFNKEK, encoded by the coding sequence GTGCCGAATGGTCAAAGTTTAACCACCAAAATCGTTGAGCTTTTGAAGAGGCAGCCTGGGCAGTCTGTTAAAGAGATTGCCAAGCAAATGGATGTTAATAGGACTTTTCTTTCTGGCTATCTTAGTGCTCTGGAGGAGCATGGCTACGTGAAGTCTAGGAAGATTGGCCCAGCCAAGGTTTACTTTAATAAGGAAAAATAG
- a CDS encoding type I restriction enzyme HsdR N-terminal domain-containing protein: MNDLREALKLMADKIKKFRSLYEQNEMAVRDQIVNPILRNLGWDPENPEEVQPNVSTEEGVPDYSLIQDGKRILFVEVKKLSVDIEQRGVIRQLAKYSFSEGTKYGVLTNGAVWILIKSFEEGTSLPERVVWKVDLENDELSEVLRNIIAISKANIKNIEVLMKKIQILDEVWQSILDAPEKIVKGLMPAVKLILTQGYPGYHFEDEEIEDLLKERLKEIISEPDEESLTEAQIEATAWRGESPRKMRLKNEVFELHNSFEILVNTANWLIKNGKLKPSDCPVGAGRGKRNLINKEPKHKYGDNFRSPKKLSNGLWIETHYSTASAINYAKQLLEKFGVPSEVLVIE, encoded by the coding sequence GTGAACGACCTAAGAGAAGCATTAAAGCTGATGGCAGATAAGATAAAGAAGTTTCGTTCTCTCTATGAACAGAATGAAATGGCAGTAAGGGATCAAATAGTAAATCCTATTTTGAGAAATCTTGGATGGGACCCTGAAAACCCAGAAGAAGTTCAACCTAATGTATCTACTGAAGAAGGCGTGCCTGACTACTCTTTAATCCAAGATGGAAAGAGAATTTTATTTGTTGAAGTAAAAAAGTTGAGTGTTGACATTGAGCAAAGAGGAGTTATACGTCAATTGGCGAAGTACTCCTTCAGCGAGGGTACAAAATACGGCGTATTGACAAATGGCGCAGTATGGATACTAATTAAATCATTTGAGGAAGGGACCAGTTTACCTGAACGGGTTGTCTGGAAAGTAGATTTAGAGAATGATGAATTGTCGGAAGTTCTCAGAAATATAATTGCAATCTCAAAGGCCAATATCAAAAACATAGAAGTTTTAATGAAGAAGATTCAAATACTAGATGAAGTTTGGCAATCTATTCTAGACGCGCCTGAGAAAATTGTCAAAGGTTTAATGCCAGCAGTTAAATTAATTTTAACTCAAGGTTACCCAGGCTATCATTTTGAAGATGAAGAAATTGAAGATTTGCTGAAAGAAAGGCTCAAAGAAATAATTTCAGAACCAGATGAAGAGTCTCTAACTGAGGCGCAAATAGAAGCTACAGCGTGGCGAGGCGAAAGTCCACGAAAAATGAGGCTAAAAAATGAAGTATTTGAACTTCATAACTCCTTTGAAATTTTGGTAAACACTGCCAATTGGCTCATAAAGAACGGAAAGTTGAAACCTTCTGATTGTCCTGTGGGAGCTGGGCGTGGCAAAAGAAACCTTATCAACAAAGAACCAAAACATAAATATGGTGATAATTTTCGATCGCCCAAAAAACTTTCTAACGGGTTGTGGATAGAAACACATTATAGTACTGCTAGCGCTATAAATTATGCAAAGCAACTATTAGAAAAATTTGGAGTCCCATCTGAAGTACTCGTTATTGAGTGA
- a CDS encoding valine--tRNA ligase, whose translation MSLAGMLPTNFKPKIAEKRWKPERERFLVEEWSREGIYKFDRTSGKPIFSIDTPPPYASGRWHVGGATHYAQIDMVARYYRMKGYEVLFSFGIDRNGLPVEVEVEKRHNLNAHEIPREKFIALCKEFLDSVEKEIISTARRLGMSCNFEGLYRTDSAEYRKITQSTFIELWNRGLIYEDNRPTNWCPACQTTLADAEVEYADLETSLCYIRFRVKEGGEIVVATTRPELICSCAAVIYHPEDERYRHLEGRHAITPIYNAEVPLIPSHYAKPEFGTGIAMICSFGDYTDVKLFRELDLKPKIAITKTGRMNSQAGILEGLKVEEARSKMIDLLEEAELLSHRERIIHKTPICWRSKNPIEFIEMPEYYLKQLPFLGELAADADKMKFHPPEAKQLLLNWINSVSTDWPITRRRYYGTEVPLWYCRECGKPYLPPPGAYYQPWRERPPNGRCSCGSIQFVGETRTFDTWMDSSISQLYILGYGWDNDLLTQSFPCTLRPQGTDIVRTWLYYSMLRTRQLLSALPFKHVRISGMGLDENGEAMHKSKGNIIWPEPIIEELGADAFRLWGASEARLGSDYRFSRERLEGAARFITKLWNVSRFVSSFPQPSAGEAALMATDQMILADLNNLIQECEKGYEEMDFFIPAQSIRGFLWGIFADHYVEAVKTRAYNLEGKFTRQEQEGAWMTLHTVIKTALKLLAPICPFVTDAIWRAVYAGTSIHKEDFPRPRPEWKSELGMVTQSFMEFNSTVWKFKRLKGIALNDEIKAAYATEDLQPLEKDLAAMHRIRFLSFSTPPKRSDSPVEKVGSVYLVA comes from the coding sequence TTGAGCTTGGCAGGAATGCTGCCGACCAACTTTAAGCCGAAGATAGCCGAGAAGAGATGGAAACCCGAGAGGGAAAGGTTCCTTGTCGAAGAATGGTCAAGGGAGGGTATCTACAAGTTTGACAGAACTTCTGGAAAGCCTATCTTCTCGATTGATACGCCCCCACCCTATGCGTCGGGCCGCTGGCATGTCGGCGGTGCTACCCATTACGCCCAAATAGACATGGTTGCACGATACTACAGAATGAAAGGATACGAGGTTCTCTTCTCTTTTGGGATAGACCGAAACGGCCTACCAGTAGAGGTTGAAGTGGAAAAGAGGCATAATCTCAATGCTCACGAGATCCCAAGAGAGAAGTTCATAGCCCTATGCAAGGAGTTTCTGGATAGTGTAGAGAAGGAGATAATCTCGACTGCCAGAAGACTGGGAATGAGTTGCAACTTCGAAGGACTCTACCGCACTGATAGTGCAGAATACCGGAAAATTACTCAGTCCACCTTCATTGAGTTATGGAATCGTGGTCTCATCTACGAGGACAATAGGCCTACTAACTGGTGCCCAGCATGCCAAACCACGCTTGCCGACGCAGAGGTGGAGTATGCCGACCTTGAGACGAGTCTGTGCTATATACGCTTCAGAGTCAAAGAGGGAGGTGAGATAGTCGTGGCTACAACTCGGCCGGAGTTGATCTGCTCTTGCGCCGCCGTAATATACCATCCAGAGGATGAACGTTACAGACATTTAGAGGGACGACACGCAATAACTCCCATATATAATGCTGAAGTTCCATTAATCCCAAGCCACTATGCTAAGCCCGAGTTTGGCACGGGTATAGCGATGATTTGCTCCTTCGGAGACTACACCGACGTGAAACTCTTCCGAGAGCTTGACCTTAAGCCGAAGATAGCGATAACTAAAACGGGTAGAATGAACTCTCAGGCGGGCATTCTCGAAGGCCTGAAGGTAGAGGAAGCTCGCAGTAAGATGATCGACCTCCTAGAAGAGGCTGAACTTTTATCACACAGGGAGAGGATTATTCATAAAACGCCGATATGCTGGAGGTCAAAGAATCCCATCGAGTTCATTGAGATGCCTGAGTATTATCTTAAGCAACTTCCATTCCTCGGCGAGCTCGCCGCCGATGCTGACAAGATGAAATTTCACCCACCTGAAGCTAAGCAGCTGCTACTTAACTGGATAAACTCTGTAAGCACAGACTGGCCTATTACTCGGAGACGCTATTATGGGACTGAAGTCCCCCTCTGGTACTGTCGAGAATGCGGCAAACCTTACCTCCCTCCACCAGGCGCATATTACCAACCCTGGCGTGAGAGACCTCCAAACGGAAGGTGTAGCTGTGGCTCCATCCAATTTGTCGGAGAGACCCGGACATTCGATACATGGATGGATTCTAGCATAAGCCAGCTCTATATCCTAGGATACGGATGGGATAATGACCTCCTGACTCAAAGTTTCCCTTGCACTTTAAGACCTCAGGGAACCGACATCGTAAGGACATGGTTATACTATTCCATGCTGAGAACTCGGCAACTTCTCTCGGCACTACCCTTTAAGCATGTAAGGATATCCGGAATGGGTTTAGACGAGAATGGGGAAGCCATGCATAAGTCAAAAGGTAACATCATCTGGCCTGAGCCGATCATAGAAGAATTAGGCGCAGACGCATTCAGGCTGTGGGGCGCAAGTGAGGCGCGGCTTGGCTCGGATTACCGGTTCAGCCGAGAGAGGTTAGAGGGGGCCGCGAGGTTTATTACCAAACTCTGGAATGTCTCCAGATTTGTTTCCTCCTTCCCTCAGCCCTCAGCTGGAGAGGCTGCCCTGATGGCTACGGATCAGATGATCTTAGCCGACCTTAACAACCTAATTCAAGAATGCGAGAAGGGATACGAAGAGATGGATTTCTTCATACCAGCTCAATCTATACGTGGTTTCCTCTGGGGTATCTTTGCCGACCATTACGTTGAGGCGGTGAAAACACGTGCCTACAATTTAGAGGGCAAGTTCACTAGGCAGGAGCAGGAGGGAGCTTGGATGACTTTACATACAGTCATCAAGACTGCCCTTAAACTCTTGGCACCCATCTGCCCGTTCGTTACAGATGCCATCTGGCGGGCAGTCTACGCTGGAACCTCAATCCACAAAGAGGATTTCCCAAGACCGCGACCTGAATGGAAGTCTGAGCTGGGCATGGTTACTCAGAGTTTTATGGAGTTCAACTCGACAGTCTGGAAGTTTAAGAGACTGAAAGGTATAGCACTTAATGATGAAATAAAAGCAGCATACGCCACCGAGGATCTACAACCACTTGAGAAGGATCTAGCGGCGATGCATAGGATACGTTTCCTCTCTTTCTCAACTCCCCCAAAGAGGTCTGACAGTCCGGTGGAGAAAGTAGGATCCGTCTACTTAGTCGCTTGA
- a CDS encoding 2-isopropylmalate synthase, with protein MVRLSEFKLPEKIRIFDTTLRDGEQTPGVALTPEIKLAIAKQLDRLGVDTIEVGFPISSPGEAEAASLIAREGLRAEICGLARTVKEDLDAALKCNLDAIHTFIATSELHLKYKLNLTPAEVVEKAVESVKYLKDRGVIVEFSAEDATRTDLNFLKHVYGAVVEAGADRINIPDTVGVMTPSRMRMLVGSVAEVVSVPISVHCHNDLGLAVANSLAGLEGGASQVHVTVNGLGERAGNAALEEVVVALHSLYQKKTNINTHLIYETSRMVSRLTGVMIQPNKAIVGDNAFAHESGIHTHGVVKMPLTYEPISPELVGRSRLIVAGKHAGYHGIKRELEEAGFQLTEQQMREVIRQIKAMGDKGKSVTTTDLYSIANLVCGSKVNVRDYINLKDLVVVTGVNMTPTASVKLILDGREYVASETGVGPVDAAMRAIQKVTDTLIDVRLKEFRLEALTGGSDALAEVIIKVESGGGEVVSARAAKPDIVVASVEAMVNGLNLLLQRSRRKQKSEASQSSD; from the coding sequence GTGGTAAGGTTGTCGGAGTTTAAGCTGCCGGAGAAGATCAGGATATTCGATACTACACTGAGGGATGGTGAGCAGACGCCAGGCGTAGCCTTGACCCCGGAGATAAAGCTTGCAATCGCTAAGCAACTAGACAGACTGGGCGTCGACACCATAGAGGTTGGCTTCCCTATCTCCTCTCCTGGTGAAGCTGAGGCAGCCTCCCTAATAGCGAGAGAAGGTCTTAGAGCGGAAATCTGTGGCTTAGCTCGGACTGTTAAGGAAGACCTTGACGCAGCGTTGAAGTGCAACTTAGATGCTATCCACACATTTATAGCCACCTCTGAGCTTCACTTGAAGTATAAACTCAATCTAACTCCTGCCGAAGTGGTTGAGAAGGCTGTTGAAAGTGTAAAATATCTGAAAGATCGAGGCGTCATCGTAGAGTTCTCAGCTGAGGATGCGACGAGGACGGATCTGAATTTTCTGAAACACGTCTACGGGGCAGTTGTGGAGGCGGGGGCCGATAGGATAAATATACCTGACACGGTCGGTGTCATGACCCCATCACGGATGCGGATGCTTGTAGGCTCAGTGGCGGAAGTAGTCAGTGTCCCAATAAGTGTCCATTGCCACAACGACCTCGGTTTGGCGGTCGCCAACTCTCTCGCAGGCTTGGAAGGGGGGGCTTCGCAAGTTCACGTCACAGTGAATGGGTTAGGTGAGCGTGCTGGGAACGCTGCATTGGAGGAGGTTGTAGTAGCTCTACATTCACTATACCAGAAGAAAACCAACATCAACACTCATCTCATTTATGAGACATCGAGGATGGTCTCTAGGCTGACTGGGGTGATGATCCAGCCTAACAAAGCTATCGTAGGCGACAACGCATTCGCCCATGAATCTGGGATTCACACTCACGGTGTAGTTAAGATGCCCCTAACCTATGAGCCTATCTCCCCGGAGCTGGTGGGTAGAAGCCGCCTAATAGTAGCTGGGAAGCACGCGGGGTATCATGGTATAAAACGTGAGTTAGAGGAAGCTGGCTTCCAGTTAACCGAGCAACAGATGAGGGAGGTAATAAGGCAGATCAAGGCTATGGGTGACAAGGGTAAATCGGTTACCACTACAGACCTCTATTCCATAGCCAACCTCGTATGTGGGTCAAAAGTTAATGTGCGGGACTATATTAATCTCAAGGATTTGGTTGTGGTGACTGGTGTAAATATGACACCTACTGCCTCAGTCAAACTGATTTTGGATGGTAGAGAATACGTGGCATCGGAGACAGGAGTGGGACCGGTTGACGCGGCGATGAGAGCCATCCAGAAGGTGACTGATACTCTAATAGATGTGAGGCTGAAGGAGTTTAGACTAGAAGCCCTCACCGGGGGCTCCGACGCTTTGGCAGAAGTAATTATCAAAGTGGAGAGTGGAGGTGGCGAGGTAGTCTCAGCCAGAGCCGCCAAACCGGACATCGTTGTGGCAAGTGTGGAGGCTATGGTAAACGGTCTTAATCTCCTCCTCCAGAGAAGCAGAAGAAAGCAAAAGTCTGAAGCCTCCCAATCAAGCGACTAA
- a CDS encoding isocitrate/isopropylmalate dehydrogenase family protein, with translation MRGVRTIGRYRLAVIPGDGIGPEQTQATITVLEAVEKVVGLDFEIVKVEAGDDCLKRRGSALPEETLAVIKDSVACLKGPVGETAADVIVKLRLMFDLYVNLRPIKAYPNIPAMRPDIDLVIVRENTEDLYKGIEFMINRDTAAALRVISREGSHRIAEFAFKLAGRRRKRVTAVHKANVLKLTDGLFSQVCREVASRYPQITYDELYVDAAAMHLIKRPHEFDVMVMPNLFGDILSDEAAQLVGGLGMAPGANIGRDFAIFEPIHGSAPKHAGKQRANPCSMILAAALLLDWLGESKSDQKCLEAALRVESAVRETLAAGVMTPDLGGNSSTFEVASAIAGRISG, from the coding sequence ATGCGGGGAGTGAGAACTATAGGTAGATATAGGTTAGCTGTGATACCGGGTGACGGAATAGGGCCGGAGCAGACGCAAGCCACCATAACCGTACTGGAAGCTGTAGAGAAGGTTGTTGGGCTCGACTTCGAGATCGTCAAGGTTGAGGCTGGAGATGACTGCCTAAAGAGGCGAGGCTCAGCGCTGCCTGAGGAGACGCTCGCAGTAATCAAAGATTCTGTAGCCTGTCTGAAGGGGCCTGTTGGAGAGACAGCCGCCGACGTTATAGTGAAGCTGAGGTTAATGTTCGACCTCTATGTCAACCTGCGGCCCATCAAGGCATATCCGAATATCCCCGCAATGCGACCTGACATAGACCTCGTCATCGTCAGAGAGAATACCGAGGACCTCTATAAGGGGATAGAGTTCATGATCAACAGGGATACAGCCGCCGCCCTACGTGTTATCAGTAGGGAGGGCTCCCACAGGATCGCCGAGTTCGCCTTCAAACTAGCTGGGAGGAGGAGGAAGAGGGTAACCGCAGTTCACAAGGCAAATGTGCTCAAGCTTACTGACGGGCTCTTCTCACAGGTCTGTAGAGAGGTTGCTTCACGTTACCCCCAAATCACATACGACGAACTTTACGTGGATGCCGCGGCGATGCATCTGATCAAGCGGCCCCACGAGTTCGACGTGATGGTTATGCCGAACCTCTTCGGTGACATACTCTCCGACGAGGCTGCTCAACTAGTGGGAGGTTTGGGTATGGCTCCAGGAGCCAACATAGGCAGAGATTTCGCCATTTTTGAGCCCATACACGGATCAGCACCTAAACATGCTGGGAAGCAACGGGCGAATCCTTGCTCCATGATCCTAGCTGCAGCTCTCCTCTTAGACTGGCTTGGAGAGAGTAAAAGTGACCAAAAGTGTCTTGAAGCCGCTTTGAGGGTTGAGTCGGCGGTAAGGGAGACGCTCGCCGCTGGTGTGATGACTCCAGACCTCGGCGGCAACTCCTCAACATTTGAAGTTGCATCAGCTATAGCGGGTAGGATCAGTGGCTAA
- a CDS encoding 3-isopropylmalate dehydratase small subunit yields MEGKALKYGDNINTDLIFPGIYMTLTNPEDLARYAMSGIDPHFPEKVKSYGILVAGRNFGCGSSREHAPVSLKYAGTRCIIAKSFARIFYRNAVNIGLPIIECKEVAEKVYEGDRLLVDLERGLIENLSSGLTFKSRPLPKFILSIFRHGGLIGYVNAGSENYR; encoded by the coding sequence ATTGAGGGCAAGGCTCTCAAGTATGGAGATAACATCAACACAGACCTGATCTTCCCAGGCATCTACATGACGCTGACAAATCCGGAGGACTTAGCCAGATATGCCATGTCTGGTATAGACCCACATTTCCCGGAGAAGGTGAAGTCCTACGGGATTCTTGTGGCTGGCAGGAACTTCGGTTGCGGCTCGAGCAGAGAGCATGCTCCAGTCTCTCTTAAATACGCTGGGACGCGTTGCATCATAGCCAAGTCTTTCGCGAGGATCTTCTACCGTAACGCTGTGAACATCGGGTTACCTATTATTGAGTGTAAAGAGGTCGCCGAGAAGGTTTACGAGGGCGACAGACTGCTCGTCGACTTGGAGAGAGGTTTAATAGAAAACCTGAGCAGCGGTCTGACCTTCAAAAGTCGACCACTACCCAAGTTTATACTCAGCATCTTCAGGCATGGCGGTCTCATAGGGTACGTGAATGCGGGGAGTGAGAACTATAGGTAG
- a CDS encoding 3-isopropylmalate dehydratase large subunit, whose translation MNLTKKILARASGQETVEAGDFIEARVDRVMIHDLTGPLALDAFSKLKDQRVWDVNRVVVIFDHNVPANTTQSSSLQKRLRRFVEDYNIVNFYDVGRGGICHQVMPEKGYVAPGEVIVGADSHTCTYGAFGAFATGVGSTDVAAAMATGRLWFKVPETLKVTVTGRFKRYVFPKDLILSIVGTIGEDGANYKGIEFTGPTIRDMSVDGRMTLSNMVVEVGAKTGIIEPDDKTLEYLEGRLSGPINSVSSDPGAYYEEELNFSVEDLEPQVACPHSVANVKLVKDVEGVRIDQAFIGSCTNGRLDDLRVAANILKGRRVKAGVRMIVIPASQDIYKETVREGLAEIFVEAGAYFGGPTCGPCMGSHLGILADGEVCISSTNRNFLGRMGNPKAEVYLASPATVAASALKGCITSPKEVMGE comes from the coding sequence ATGAATCTTACAAAGAAGATTCTGGCAAGAGCCTCAGGCCAAGAGACGGTTGAGGCAGGAGATTTCATCGAGGCAAGAGTAGACCGTGTCATGATTCATGACCTAACAGGCCCCCTTGCACTTGACGCTTTCTCCAAACTCAAGGATCAGCGCGTGTGGGATGTTAACCGCGTAGTCGTCATCTTTGACCACAACGTACCAGCGAATACTACTCAGTCATCTTCACTTCAGAAGAGGCTCCGCAGATTCGTGGAGGATTATAACATAGTCAACTTCTACGACGTAGGTAGGGGTGGCATCTGCCACCAGGTGATGCCTGAGAAAGGCTATGTCGCTCCAGGCGAGGTCATAGTGGGCGCTGACTCCCACACCTGCACTTATGGTGCCTTCGGCGCCTTCGCAACCGGGGTTGGCTCTACCGATGTAGCTGCAGCTATGGCGACTGGCCGCCTCTGGTTTAAAGTTCCTGAAACCCTTAAAGTAACCGTTACTGGGAGGTTTAAGCGTTATGTGTTCCCGAAGGATCTCATACTGAGTATAGTTGGCACCATCGGTGAAGATGGCGCCAACTATAAAGGTATCGAGTTCACTGGGCCTACCATCCGAGATATGAGCGTCGACGGCAGGATGACACTTAGTAATATGGTCGTCGAAGTTGGCGCCAAAACTGGCATCATCGAACCTGACGACAAGACCTTAGAATACCTAGAAGGTAGACTATCAGGCCCCATCAACTCAGTCAGCAGTGACCCTGGAGCCTACTATGAGGAGGAGTTGAACTTCAGCGTCGAAGACTTAGAGCCTCAGGTAGCATGCCCTCACTCTGTAGCCAATGTCAAGCTTGTTAAGGATGTTGAGGGTGTCAGAATTGACCAAGCGTTCATAGGATCATGCACCAATGGAAGGTTAGATGACCTTAGAGTGGCGGCAAACATATTAAAGGGAAGGCGGGTGAAAGCCGGCGTGAGGATGATCGTCATACCAGCCTCACAGGATATTTACAAGGAGACAGTTAGGGAGGGGCTAGCTGAGATCTTCGTAGAGGCAGGAGCCTACTTTGGGGGTCCAACATGCGGGCCATGTATGGGCAGCCACCTAGGCATCCTAGCCGATGGGGAGGTTTGCATCAGCTCCACAAACCGAAACTTTCTAGGACGGATGGGAAACCCGAAGGCTGAGGTATACCTCGCCTCACCAGCAACTGTCGCAGCTTCGGCGTTAAAGGGCTGTATAACCAGCCCCAAGGAGGTTATGGGCGAGTGA
- the ilvC gene encoding ketol-acid reductoisomerase, translating into MMKIYYDEDVTTNILSGKTVAVIGYGIQGVAQAKNLRDSKIDVVIGCWEKDDSKRLATEEGFRAYSYGEAATRADIILMLVPDMIQPTVYKTSIEPALSEGKALGFAHGFNIHYKQIIPPPNIDVFMVAPKGPGKLVREMYQMGRGVPALIAVHQDYTGKAETIALEVAKAIGCTRVGVIKTTFKDETESDLIGEQIVLVGGLMELLKKGFEVLVEEGYPMELAYFEACNEAKLIMDLIYERGVAGMLRGVSETARYGGLTVGPKVIDDHVKEAMRKAARAVKSGAFSSEWITEYRNGSPNMKRLLKEIDEHQMEKVGAYIREMAKIGK; encoded by the coding sequence ATGATGAAGATATACTACGACGAGGACGTGACCACAAATATTTTGAGTGGTAAGACTGTTGCCGTGATAGGTTACGGCATTCAAGGAGTAGCCCAAGCTAAGAACTTGCGGGATTCAAAGATCGACGTGGTCATAGGATGCTGGGAGAAGGATGACTCCAAACGTTTAGCAACCGAGGAAGGTTTCAGGGCATACTCGTATGGTGAGGCTGCAACACGTGCGGATATTATACTGATGCTAGTTCCGGATATGATTCAACCAACTGTCTACAAGACAAGCATAGAGCCAGCCTTAAGCGAGGGGAAAGCATTGGGCTTCGCCCATGGCTTCAACATTCATTACAAGCAGATAATTCCCCCTCCAAATATTGATGTGTTCATGGTAGCACCGAAAGGCCCAGGTAAACTAGTTAGGGAGATGTACCAGATGGGACGCGGTGTCCCTGCATTGATTGCAGTGCACCAAGATTACACTGGCAAAGCTGAGACCATCGCTTTGGAGGTAGCTAAGGCTATAGGCTGTACGAGGGTTGGCGTAATTAAGACCACCTTCAAAGATGAGACGGAGAGCGACCTTATAGGGGAGCAGATAGTTCTCGTCGGAGGGCTTATGGAGCTTCTAAAGAAGGGGTTTGAGGTTCTGGTGGAGGAAGGCTACCCTATGGAGCTAGCCTACTTTGAAGCTTGCAACGAGGCGAAGCTGATAATGGACTTAATCTATGAGCGAGGAGTCGCTGGGATGCTTCGAGGAGTCTCGGAGACTGCTAGATATGGGGGGCTAACCGTAGGTCCTAAGGTTATCGATGACCACGTTAAGGAGGCTATGAGGAAGGCAGCTAGAGCTGTAAAGAGTGGAGCATTCTCCAGCGAGTGGATCACCGAGTATAGGAATGGTTCTCCAAATATGAAACGCCTCCTGAAGGAAATTGATGAACATCAGATGGAGAAGGTTGGTGCCTACATAAGAGAGATGGCTAAGATAGGGAAGTAA
- the ilvN gene encoding acetolactate synthase small subunit yields MEKYIVAALVEDRPGVLFKVTNLIRRRGFNIDSISVGPVDQHSISRMTIVINGDEKIIEQVVKQLRKLLEVVKIVRLNPAESVLRELALVKVHASESKARSDVMDFAEIFRARIVDASSDSLIVEITGDPEKIDAFLNLVKPYGIKEIARTGLSALARGSKSIKG; encoded by the coding sequence ATGGAGAAATACATAGTGGCAGCTTTAGTTGAGGACAGACCTGGGGTTCTCTTCAAGGTGACAAACCTGATTAGACGGCGAGGTTTCAACATAGACAGCATCTCGGTTGGTCCAGTAGACCAGCACAGCATCTCGCGGATGACTATCGTCATTAATGGGGACGAGAAGATAATTGAACAGGTGGTGAAGCAGCTCCGTAAATTGTTAGAGGTAGTCAAGATAGTACGCCTCAACCCAGCGGAATCCGTCTTAAGGGAGCTAGCTCTAGTAAAGGTTCATGCCAGCGAGAGTAAGGCTAGAAGTGACGTCATGGACTTCGCTGAAATCTTCCGTGCGAGAATTGTTGACGCCTCTTCTGACTCTCTAATAGTAGAGATAACGGGTGATCCTGAAAAGATCGATGCTTTCCTAAACTTGGTGAAACCATACGGGATAAAAGAGATTGCCCGAACTGGGCTCTCCGCCTTGGCGAGGGGGTCTAAGTCGATAAAGGGGTGA